Proteins encoded in a region of the Colius striatus isolate bColStr4 chromosome 18, bColStr4.1.hap1, whole genome shotgun sequence genome:
- the RNF157 gene encoding E3 ubiquitin ligase RNF157 isoform X1, giving the protein MGALTSRQNAGVEEVDVPANSVYRYPPKSGSYFANHFIMGGEKFDSTHPEGYLFGENSDLNFLGNRPVVFPYAAPPPQEPVKTLRSLINIRKDTLRLVKCSEEVKTPGEEVSKAKVHYNVEFTFDTDTRVAITIYYQASEEFHNGVASYIPRDNSLQSETVHYKRGVCQQFCVPSHTVDPSEWSEEELGFDLDREVYPMVVHAVVDEGEEHNGHCHVLLATFEKHSDGTFCVKPLKQKQVVDGVSYLLQEIYGIENKYNTQDSKVAEDEVSDNSAECVVCLSDVRDTLILPCRHLCLCNTCADTLRYQANNCPICRLPFRALLQIRAMRKKLGPLSPTSFNPIIASQTSDSEEHSSSENIPPGYEVVSLLEALNGPLMPSPALPALRALREPPGTGSLPSYGTDGPLPPLRAMEPLERLHDCGPPGLKMKKSLSKSISQNSSILPEEEDEKSCTESELRIPRRSPARHEEECGATPESENLTMSSSGAIDPSSCTGTPLSSTISSPEEPVSSSLAQSVMSMASSQSQHSQLSTDTMSSMSGSYIAPGTEEEEEEGDMLPSPAAASATASDGESTPVESPDLHFVSISAEECDAEGNDVLEDEDASPTQEDGLRTGAFLGLTCDNNNDLGIAHVKALDNKLCSEACLPGPEAANNYVQLHQAPWSHGSPGTQDLERAAVTLPV; this is encoded by the exons ATGGGGGCTCTGACCAGCCGGCAGAACGCAGGGGTGGAGGAGGTGGATGTCCCCGCCAATTCCGTCTACAGATACCCCCCGAAATCCG ggAGCTACTTTGCCAACCACTTCATCATGGGTGGGGAGAAGTTCGACTCCACACACCCTGAGGGTTACCTCTTCGGCGAGAACAGCGACCTCAACTTCCTGGGGAACCGGCCCGTGGTG TTCCCTTACGCTGCTCCACCTCCTCAGGAACCCGTCAAGACCCTCAGGAGCTTAATCAACATCCGGAAGGACACGCTGCGCCTCGTCAA GTGCTCGGAGGAGGTGAAGACCCCGGGGGAAGAAGTCAGCAAAGCCAAAGTGCACTACAACGTGGAGTTCACCTTCGACACGGACACACGCGTGGCCATCACCATCTACTACCAGGCGAGCGAGGAGTTCCACAACGGGGTGGCGAG TTACATCCCCAGGGACAACAGCCTGCAGTCCGAGACCGTGCACTACAAGCGGGGGGTGTGCCAGCAGTTCTGTGTGCCCTCCCACACCGTTGACCCCTCGGAGTGGAGTGAGGAGGAG CTGGGCTTCGACCTGGACCGGGAGGTGTATCCCATGGTGGTGCATGCGGTGGTGGATGAAGGAGAGG AGCACAATGGACACTGCCATGTGCTGCTGGCCACCTTTGAGAAG CATAGTGATGGCACATTCTGTGTGAAGCCCCTCAAGCAGAAGCAGGTG GTGGATGGTGTGAGCTACCTTCTGCAGGAGATCTATGGCATCGAGAACAAGTACAACACGCAGGACTCCAAG GTGGCCGAGGACGAGGTGAGCGATAACAGCGCCGAGTGTGTCGTCTGCCTGTCGGACGTCCGCGACaccctcatcctgccctgccgCCACCTCTGCCTGTGCAACACCTGCGCCGACACCCTGCGCTACCAGGCCAACAACTGCCCCATCTGCAGGCTGC CTTTCCGAGCCTTGCTTCAGATCCGAGCCATGAGGAAGAAGCTGGGTCCTCTCTCACCCACCAGCTTCAACCCCATCATTGCCTCGCAGACCTCTGACTCCGAGGAGCACTCG TCCTCAGAGAACATCCCCCCAGGCTACGAGGTGGTGTCGCTGCTGGAGGCCCTGAACGGGCCGCTGATGCCGTCGCCGGCGCTGCCAGCGCTGCGGGCACTGCGGGAGCCCCCGGGCACCGGCTCTCTGCCCTCCTACGGCACCGACGGGCCCCTGCCCCCGCTGCGGGCCATGGAGCCCCTCGAGCGGCTCCACGACTGCGGCCCCCCGGGGCTCAAGATGAAGAAGAGCCTCTCCAA GTCCATCTCCCAGAACTCCTCCATCCTGCCCgaagaggaggatgagaagTCGTGCACCGAGTCAGAGCTGAGGATCCCCAGGAGATCCCCTGCCCGGCATGAGGAG GAATGTGGTGCAACGCCAGAGAGTGAAAACCTCACCATGTCATCGTCAGGAGCCATCGACCCATCCTCGTGCACTGGGactcccctctcctccaccaTCTCATCCCCAGAAG agcccgtcagcagcagcctggctcagTCCGTCATGTCCATGGCCTCCTCCCAGAGCCAACactcccagctcagcactgacACCATGTCCTCCATGTCTGGCTCCTACATTGCTCCTggcacagaggaggaggaggaggaaggagacatGCTCCCCTCACCCGCAGCTGCCAGTGCCACAGCCTCTGATGGAGAG TCAACGCCTGTGGAGTCCCCGGATCTGCACTTTGTCAGCATCTCAGCTGAGGAGTGTGATGCTGAG GGCAATGACGTGCTGGAGGATGAGGACGCCTCTCCCACGCAGGAAGACG GCCTGAGGACAGGCGCTTTCCTCGGTCTGACGTGTGACAATAACAATGACTTGGGCATCGCGCACGTGAAAGCGCTGGACAATAAACTGTGCTCTGAGGCCTGCTTACCTG GCCCAGAGGCAGCCAACAACTACGTCCAGCTGCATCAGGCACCCTGGTCCCACGGGTCCCCCGGCACCCAAGACCTGGAGCGGGCAGCGGTCACTCTCCCTGTGTGA
- the RNF157 gene encoding E3 ubiquitin ligase RNF157 isoform X2, with amino-acid sequence MGALTSRQNAGVEEVDVPANSVYRYPPKSGSYFANHFIMGGEKFDSTHPEGYLFGENSDLNFLGNRPVVFPYAAPPPQEPVKTLRSLINIRKDTLRLVKCSEEVKTPGEEVSKAKVHYNVEFTFDTDTRVAITIYYQASEEFHNGVASYIPRDNSLQSETVHYKRGVCQQFCVPSHTVDPSEWSEEELGFDLDREVYPMVVHAVVDEGEEHNGHCHVLLATFEKHSDGTFCVKPLKQKQVVDGVSYLLQEIYGIENKYNTQDSKVAEDEVSDNSAECVVCLSDVRDTLILPCRHLCLCNTCADTLRYQANNCPICRLPFRALLQIRAMRKKLGPLSPTSFNPIIASQTSDSEEHSSSENIPPGYEVVSLLEALNGPLMPSPALPALRALREPPGTGSLPSYGTDGPLPPLRAMEPLERLHDCGPPGLKMKKSLSKSISQNSSILPEEEDEKSCTESELRIPRRSPARHEEECGATPESENLTMSSSGAIDPSSCTGTPLSSTISSPEEPVSSSLAQSVMSMASSQSQHSQLSTDTMSSMSGSYIAPGTEEEEEEGDMLPSPAAASATASDGESTPVESPDLHFVSISAEECDAEGNDVLEDEDASPTQEDGLRTGAFLGLTCDNNNDLGIAHVKALDNKLCSEACLPAAGPDSCPISIEE; translated from the exons ATGGGGGCTCTGACCAGCCGGCAGAACGCAGGGGTGGAGGAGGTGGATGTCCCCGCCAATTCCGTCTACAGATACCCCCCGAAATCCG ggAGCTACTTTGCCAACCACTTCATCATGGGTGGGGAGAAGTTCGACTCCACACACCCTGAGGGTTACCTCTTCGGCGAGAACAGCGACCTCAACTTCCTGGGGAACCGGCCCGTGGTG TTCCCTTACGCTGCTCCACCTCCTCAGGAACCCGTCAAGACCCTCAGGAGCTTAATCAACATCCGGAAGGACACGCTGCGCCTCGTCAA GTGCTCGGAGGAGGTGAAGACCCCGGGGGAAGAAGTCAGCAAAGCCAAAGTGCACTACAACGTGGAGTTCACCTTCGACACGGACACACGCGTGGCCATCACCATCTACTACCAGGCGAGCGAGGAGTTCCACAACGGGGTGGCGAG TTACATCCCCAGGGACAACAGCCTGCAGTCCGAGACCGTGCACTACAAGCGGGGGGTGTGCCAGCAGTTCTGTGTGCCCTCCCACACCGTTGACCCCTCGGAGTGGAGTGAGGAGGAG CTGGGCTTCGACCTGGACCGGGAGGTGTATCCCATGGTGGTGCATGCGGTGGTGGATGAAGGAGAGG AGCACAATGGACACTGCCATGTGCTGCTGGCCACCTTTGAGAAG CATAGTGATGGCACATTCTGTGTGAAGCCCCTCAAGCAGAAGCAGGTG GTGGATGGTGTGAGCTACCTTCTGCAGGAGATCTATGGCATCGAGAACAAGTACAACACGCAGGACTCCAAG GTGGCCGAGGACGAGGTGAGCGATAACAGCGCCGAGTGTGTCGTCTGCCTGTCGGACGTCCGCGACaccctcatcctgccctgccgCCACCTCTGCCTGTGCAACACCTGCGCCGACACCCTGCGCTACCAGGCCAACAACTGCCCCATCTGCAGGCTGC CTTTCCGAGCCTTGCTTCAGATCCGAGCCATGAGGAAGAAGCTGGGTCCTCTCTCACCCACCAGCTTCAACCCCATCATTGCCTCGCAGACCTCTGACTCCGAGGAGCACTCG TCCTCAGAGAACATCCCCCCAGGCTACGAGGTGGTGTCGCTGCTGGAGGCCCTGAACGGGCCGCTGATGCCGTCGCCGGCGCTGCCAGCGCTGCGGGCACTGCGGGAGCCCCCGGGCACCGGCTCTCTGCCCTCCTACGGCACCGACGGGCCCCTGCCCCCGCTGCGGGCCATGGAGCCCCTCGAGCGGCTCCACGACTGCGGCCCCCCGGGGCTCAAGATGAAGAAGAGCCTCTCCAA GTCCATCTCCCAGAACTCCTCCATCCTGCCCgaagaggaggatgagaagTCGTGCACCGAGTCAGAGCTGAGGATCCCCAGGAGATCCCCTGCCCGGCATGAGGAG GAATGTGGTGCAACGCCAGAGAGTGAAAACCTCACCATGTCATCGTCAGGAGCCATCGACCCATCCTCGTGCACTGGGactcccctctcctccaccaTCTCATCCCCAGAAG agcccgtcagcagcagcctggctcagTCCGTCATGTCCATGGCCTCCTCCCAGAGCCAACactcccagctcagcactgacACCATGTCCTCCATGTCTGGCTCCTACATTGCTCCTggcacagaggaggaggaggaggaaggagacatGCTCCCCTCACCCGCAGCTGCCAGTGCCACAGCCTCTGATGGAGAG TCAACGCCTGTGGAGTCCCCGGATCTGCACTTTGTCAGCATCTCAGCTGAGGAGTGTGATGCTGAG GGCAATGACGTGCTGGAGGATGAGGACGCCTCTCCCACGCAGGAAGACG GCCTGAGGACAGGCGCTTTCCTCGGTCTGACGTGTGACAATAACAATGACTTGGGCATCGCGCACGTGAAAGCGCTGGACAATAAACTGTGCTCTGAGGCCTGCTTACCTG CCGCCGGGCCGGACTCCTGCCCCATTTCCATTGAGGAATAG